In Anopheles gambiae chromosome 2, idAnoGambNW_F1_1, whole genome shotgun sequence, a single window of DNA contains:
- the LOC3290266 gene encoding uncharacterized protein LOC3290266 isoform X1, translating to MLRHSQRARKRNQVAGLPGIAGILLIVVGLVGKLCTANAATTVHYQRHAAPPAKSTATPAQQYFDAVAPEDRENFIKYHLDRALEERLPRHTSSIPKDFEFVAFQPSVSENHLELVEEPNSTKLLSPAAAVVVTGPSFIRYSIVCYRSGCIDTSDIGNICCPF from the exons ATGTTGCGGCACAGCCAACGAGCACGCAAACGCAACCAAGTGGCCGGCCTGCCGGGCATTGCGGGCATCCTGTTGATCGTCGTAGGATTAGTGGGAAAACTTTGCACCGCAAATGCGGCCACCACCGTCCACTACCAGCGACATGCTGCACCACCAGCCAAATCGACGGCCACGCCCGCCCAACAGTACTTCGATGCCGTTGCACCGGAAG ATCGAGAAAACTTCATAAAATACCATCTGGACAGGGCACTGGAGGAGCGTTTGCCCCGGCACACGAGCAGCATACCGAAGGACTTTGAGTTCGTTGCCTTCCAG CCCAGCGTAAGTGAAAATCATCTGGAGCTGGTGGAAGAACCGAACAGCACGAAGCTATTATcacccgctgctgccgttgtcGTCACTGGCCCATCGTTCATTAGATATTCGATCGTTTGCTACCGGTCCGGATGCATCGACACGAGTGACATCGGTAACATCTGCTGCCCTTTCTGA
- the LOC3290266 gene encoding uncharacterized protein LOC3290266 isoform X2, which produces MLRHSQRARKRNQVAGLPGIAGILLIVVGLVGKLCTANAATTVHYQRHAAPPAKSTATPAQQYFDAVAPEDRENFIKYHLDRALEERLPRHTSSIPKDFEFVAFQDAAEPEHFSLNLLDHFMIAYGLSELDVYAFVALNVICFPSGWCFDPDDVGNICCPF; this is translated from the exons ATGTTGCGGCACAGCCAACGAGCACGCAAACGCAACCAAGTGGCCGGCCTGCCGGGCATTGCGGGCATCCTGTTGATCGTCGTAGGATTAGTGGGAAAACTTTGCACCGCAAATGCGGCCACCACCGTCCACTACCAGCGACATGCTGCACCACCAGCCAAATCGACGGCCACGCCCGCCCAACAGTACTTCGATGCCGTTGCACCGGAAG ATCGAGAAAACTTCATAAAATACCATCTGGACAGGGCACTGGAGGAGCGTTTGCCCCGGCACACGAGCAGCATACCGAAGGACTTTGAGTTCGTTGCCTTCCAG GACGCGGCCGAGCCGGAACATTTTTCCCTCAACCTGTTGGACCACTTTATGATCGCTTACGGTCTGTCGGAGCTGGATGTGTACGCGTTTGTGGCGCTGAATGTGATCTGCTTCCCTTCCGGCTGGTGCTTCGACCCGGACGATGTCGGTAACATTTGCTGTCCCTTCTAG